Proteins encoded in a region of the Anopheles ziemanni chromosome 2, idAnoZiCoDA_A2_x.2, whole genome shotgun sequence genome:
- the LOC131287311 gene encoding GDP-mannose 4,6 dehydratase, protein MEAASSVVTNPIDRKVALITGITGQDGSYLAEFLLDKGYEVHGIIRRASTFNTSRIEHLYADPKTHREGKMKLHYGDMTDSSALVKIIAQVRPSEIYNLAAQSHVKISFDLSEYTAEVDAVGTLRLLDAIRTVGLEKSVRFYQASTSELYGKVVETPQNEKTPFYPRSPYACAKMYGYWIVINYREAYDMFACNGILFNHESPRRGENFVTRKITRSVAKISLGQQECLELGNLDSKRDWGHAKDYVEAMWLMMQQEKPEDFVIATGETHSVREFVEKAFQYIGREIEWRGTGVDEVGVEKGTDTVRVRINSKFFRPTEVDLLLGDASKAKAQLGWSPKVTFQELIKDMMAADIQLMKNNPSA, encoded by the exons ATGGAGGCCGCAAGTTCTGTGGTCACTAATCCAATCGATAGAAAAGTAGCGCTGATAACGGGCATTACGGGTCAA GATGGTTCCTATTTGGCAGAGTTTCTGCTGGACAAGGGATACGAAGTGCATGGAATTATCCGGCGTGCGAGTACCTTCAACACTTCACGCATCGAACATCTGTACGCCGACCCGAAGACGCACAGGGAGGGTAAAATGAAGCTGCATTATGGCGACATGACGGACAGTAGCGCGCTAGTGAAGATAATCGCACAGGTGCGTCCGTCGGAAATTTATAACTTGGCTGCCCAAAGTCATGTGAAAATTTCCTTCGATTTGAGCGAATACACGGCCGAGGTGGATGCGGTCGGAACGCTGCGCTTGCTGGACGCCATCCGGACCGTGGGGTTGGAAAAGTCGGTACGATTCTACCAAGCGTCCACATCGGAACTCTACGGCAAGGTGGTGGAAACGCCACAGAATGAAAAAACACCCTTCTATCCGCGTTCGCCGTACGCCTGTGCCAAGATGTACGGTTACTGGATTGTGATAAATTACCGCGAAGCGTACGACATGTTTGCCTGCAATGGCATCCTTTTTAACCACGAGTCTCCGCGGCGGGGAGAGAACTTTGTGACCCGTAAGATAACCCGGTCGGTGGCGAAAATCTCGCTTGGCCAGCAGGAGTGTTTGGAGCTGGGCAATCTTGACTCCAAGCGTGACTGGGGACATGCGAAGGACTACGTGGAGGCCATGTGGCTAATGATGCAGCAGGAGAAACCGGAAGATTTTGTCATCGCCACTGGGGAGACGCACTCGGTGCGGGAGTTTGTGGAGAAGGCTTTTCAGTACATTGGCCGCGAGATTGAGTGGCGAGGGACCGGTGTGGATGAGGTGGGCGTAGAGAAGGGTACCGATACGGTTAGGGTGCGCATCAACTCGAAGTTCTTCCGACCGACCGAGGTCGATTTGCTGCTGGGTGATGCGTCTAAAGCGAAAGCACAGCTAGGCTGGTCACCGAAGGTAACATTCCAGGAATTGATTAAGGACATGATGGCGGCCGACATTCAGCTAATGAAGAACAACCCCTCTGCTTAG